The following proteins are co-located in the Candidatus Nitrotoga sp. AM1P genome:
- a CDS encoding HAD-IA family hydrolase, whose translation MAKHYDLIVFDWDGTVMDSTAVIAGSIQAACRDLGLTEPSDVVARYVIGLGLHEALRQAVPDLQENQRDDLVARYRHHFLAQDEAIPLFEGAQQTIAELHVAGHWLAVATGKSRQGLKRAMQTSGMECYFHATRTADQTFSKPHPAMLLEIMDELGVIAPRVLMVGDTTHDLQMARNAGVDAIGMTHGAHPVDQLRVLKPLALLDDFVGLRAWFKEYA comes from the coding sequence ATGGCGAAACATTATGATTTGATTGTGTTTGACTGGGATGGCACAGTGATGGACTCCACCGCTGTGATAGCGGGTTCAATCCAGGCTGCATGTCGGGATTTGGGCTTAACCGAGCCTAGCGATGTCGTTGCGAGGTATGTAATTGGCCTGGGGTTGCATGAGGCGCTACGCCAAGCCGTGCCGGATTTACAGGAGAATCAGCGCGATGATCTGGTGGCACGTTACCGCCATCATTTCCTTGCACAGGATGAGGCTATTCCATTGTTCGAGGGAGCGCAGCAGACCATTGCGGAGCTCCACGTTGCGGGGCACTGGCTGGCAGTGGCAACGGGCAAAAGCCGGCAGGGGTTAAAGCGGGCCATGCAGACAAGCGGGATGGAATGTTACTTCCATGCTACCCGCACTGCAGACCAAACATTTTCCAAGCCGCACCCAGCGATGCTGCTGGAAATTATGGATGAGCTTGGCGTTATAGCGCCGCGTGTGCTGATGGTGGGTGATACCACACATGATTTGCAGATGGCGCGTAACGCCGGCGTGGACGCGATTGGCATGACGCATGGTGCGCACCCGGTAGACCAGTTGCGTGTTTTGAAACCGCTAGCGTTGCTGGACGATTTTGTCGGACTGCGTGCATGGTTTAAAGAATACGCCTGA
- the rluC gene encoding 23S rRNA pseudouridine(955/2504/2580) synthase RluC yields MNNLRKESVTWTKIDEGSCDQRIDNFLCKYLKGVPKSHIYRILRSGEVRVNKKRVDQTYRLQLDDHVRIPPVRVAEAQDRDYVPALEFPILYEDDALLVIDKPSGVAVHGGSGVSFGIIEQLRSARPQAKFLELVHRLDRETSGVLLLAKKRSALINLHEQMRDGKNDKRYLCLVLGKWQNVKQHVKLPLHKFNTQNGEKRVMVREDGQTSHTIFTLQKSWPEFSLLEAQLKTGRTHQIRVHLSHLGFPIAGDDKYGDFARNKELIKQGLKRMFLHAHSITLAHPLTAEAMQLSAPLPKELQGFMDELNRKTL; encoded by the coding sequence ATGAATAATTTACGCAAAGAATCTGTAACCTGGACTAAGATCGACGAGGGTAGTTGCGATCAGCGCATTGATAATTTTCTATGTAAATATCTTAAAGGGGTTCCCAAGAGTCACATCTATCGTATTCTGCGTAGTGGTGAAGTGCGCGTGAATAAAAAGCGCGTGGATCAAACTTATCGCCTACAACTGGACGATCATGTGCGTATTCCACCGGTGCGGGTAGCTGAAGCGCAAGATCGTGACTATGTCCCAGCACTTGAGTTTCCTATCTTATATGAAGACGATGCGCTGTTGGTGATCGACAAGCCATCTGGAGTAGCGGTACATGGCGGAAGTGGAGTTAGCTTCGGCATTATTGAGCAATTGCGTAGTGCCCGTCCGCAAGCCAAATTTCTGGAACTGGTTCATCGCCTGGATCGTGAAACTTCGGGCGTGCTACTACTGGCGAAGAAGCGCTCTGCCCTGATCAACCTGCACGAGCAAATGCGCGATGGAAAAAACGACAAGCGGTACCTGTGCTTAGTATTAGGCAAGTGGCAGAATGTTAAACAGCACGTTAAATTACCACTCCACAAATTTAACACTCAGAATGGTGAAAAACGCGTAATGGTGCGCGAAGATGGGCAAACCTCGCACACTATCTTTACCCTGCAAAAAAGTTGGCCTGAATTCAGCTTGCTTGAAGCTCAGCTTAAAACTGGACGCACCCACCAAATTCGTGTGCATCTTTCTCATCTGGGCTTTCCTATCGCGGGCGATGATAAGTACGGCGATTTCGCGCGAAACAAAGAATTGATTAAGCAGGGCTTAAAGCGCATGTTCCTGCATGCGCACAGCATTACTTTGGCCCATCCGTTGACGGCTGAGGCTATGCAACTGAGTGCGCCGTTGCCGAAGGAATTGCAAGGGTTTATGGATGAGTTGAATAGAAAAACTTTGTGA